One genomic region from Rhizomicrobium palustre encodes:
- a CDS encoding helix-turn-helix transcriptional regulator — translation MLNIIRQLRSEQGWSQAELAEKLNVSRQTVNAIETGRYDPSLPLAFTIARLFKRSIEEIFEG, via the coding sequence ATGCTGAACATCATCCGCCAATTGCGCAGCGAACAGGGCTGGAGCCAGGCAGAGCTGGCGGAAAAGCTCAACGTCTCGCGGCAGACCGTGAATGCCATTGAAACCGGGCGATACGATCCGAGCCTGCCGCTCGCCTTCACCATCGCCCGCCTATTCAAACGCAGCATCGAGGAAATTTTTGAAGGATAG
- the thrS gene encoding threonine--tRNA ligase has product MVITLPDGKTLSYPKGVTGTEIAASIGPGLAKAALILTVDGKEYDLFRPIEQDAHIRIITKKDPESLELIRHDASHVLAMAVQELFPGTQVTIGPAIEDGFYYDFARDTPFTPEDLAKIEAKMHEIVKADLPTRREVWPRDKAIQHFKDIGETYKAELIESIPAGEDVSLYWHGDWHDLCRGPHFASTGKIGDAFKLTKIAGAYWRGDAKNAQLQRIYGTAWRDQKEMAEYFHRLEEAEKRDHRRLGREMDLFHQQEEATGQVFWHDRGYTLWRTLENFVRRKISAAGYIEVKTPQLIDRKLWEASGHWENYRANMFIAEVEDEDKILAVKPMNCPAHIQIFKDGLKSYRELPLRMAEFGSCHRYEPSGALHGIMRVRAFVQDDAHIFCTEDQITSESASFCKLLLEMYSDLGFTDVRVKLSTRPEARIGSDELWDKAENALADAMKAAELEYTINPGEGAFYGPKLEFVLRDCIGRDWQCGTLQVDFNMTARLGASYVAEDGSRKTPVMLHRAILGSLERFIGILIEHYAGKFPTWLAPVQARIIPISDKVTDYALEVQKKIKGTVVSNGTADLRVDVDFAAERMQKKIRDAQLQKIPYMLVVGEREAAEGKVAVRLRSGKDLGAMPIEEFVNRIKTEAETRKDFAE; this is encoded by the coding sequence ATCGTCATTACCCTGCCGGATGGCAAGACGCTGTCCTACCCCAAGGGTGTGACGGGAACGGAGATCGCGGCATCTATTGGCCCGGGGCTGGCTAAGGCGGCCTTAATCCTGACCGTCGACGGCAAGGAATATGATCTCTTCCGGCCCATCGAGCAGGACGCTCATATCCGCATCATCACTAAAAAAGACCCGGAATCCCTCGAATTAATCCGCCACGACGCCTCGCATGTGCTCGCCATGGCGGTGCAGGAACTTTTTCCGGGTACCCAGGTCACCATTGGCCCGGCCATCGAGGACGGCTTCTATTACGATTTCGCCAGAGATACCCCCTTCACCCCCGAGGATCTGGCGAAAATTGAAGCCAAGATGCACGAAATTGTGAAGGCCGATCTGCCGACCCGCCGCGAGGTCTGGCCGCGTGATAAGGCCATCCAGCACTTCAAGGACATCGGCGAGACCTACAAGGCCGAGCTGATCGAGAGCATTCCGGCGGGCGAAGACGTTTCGCTCTATTGGCATGGCGATTGGCATGACCTCTGCCGCGGCCCGCACTTTGCCTCCACCGGCAAGATCGGCGATGCCTTCAAGCTGACCAAGATCGCGGGCGCCTATTGGCGCGGCGACGCCAAGAACGCGCAGTTGCAGCGCATCTATGGCACCGCCTGGCGCGACCAGAAGGAAATGGCCGAGTATTTCCACCGTCTGGAAGAAGCCGAAAAGCGCGACCATCGCCGCCTCGGCCGCGAGATGGATCTGTTCCATCAGCAGGAAGAAGCCACCGGCCAAGTCTTCTGGCATGACCGCGGCTACACCCTGTGGCGCACGCTGGAAAACTTCGTCCGCCGCAAGATTTCCGCGGCTGGTTATATCGAGGTGAAGACTCCGCAGCTGATCGACCGCAAGCTGTGGGAAGCCTCCGGCCATTGGGAAAACTATCGCGCCAATATGTTCATCGCCGAGGTCGAGGACGAAGACAAAATCCTCGCCGTCAAGCCGATGAACTGCCCGGCGCATATCCAGATCTTCAAGGACGGGCTCAAATCCTATCGCGAGCTGCCGCTGCGCATGGCCGAATTCGGTTCCTGCCATCGCTATGAGCCCTCGGGCGCCTTGCATGGCATCATGCGCGTGCGCGCCTTCGTGCAGGACGACGCCCATATCTTCTGCACAGAAGACCAGATCACCAGCGAATCCGCTTCCTTCTGCAAGCTGCTTCTGGAGATGTATAGCGATCTCGGCTTCACCGATGTGCGGGTGAAACTCTCCACAAGGCCGGAGGCCCGCATCGGCTCCGACGAGCTGTGGGATAAGGCGGAAAATGCTCTGGCTGATGCCATGAAGGCGGCCGAGCTGGAATACACCATCAATCCCGGCGAAGGAGCGTTCTACGGCCCGAAGCTGGAATTCGTGCTGCGCGACTGCATCGGCCGCGATTGGCAATGCGGCACCTTGCAGGTCGACTTCAACATGACCGCCCGGCTCGGCGCGAGCTATGTCGCCGAGGACGGCAGCCGTAAAACCCCGGTCATGCTGCACCGCGCGATTCTGGGCTCGCTGGAACGCTTCATCGGCATTCTGATCGAGCATTACGCCGGTAAATTCCCGACCTGGCTGGCCCCGGTTCAGGCCCGCATCATTCCGATCAGCGATAAGGTCACCGACTACGCCCTCGAGGTGCAGAAGAAGATCAAAGGGACCGTGGTCAGCAACGGCACGGCCGATTTGCGTGTGGATGTCGATTTCGCGGCCGAACGCATGCAAAAGAAGATTCGTGACGCCCAGCTCCAGAAAATTCCCTACATGCTGGTGGTTGGCGAGCGCGAAGCCGCGGAAGGCAAGGTCGCCGTCCGCCTGCGTTCCGGCAAGGATCTGGGCGCCATGCCGATCGAGGAATTCGTCAACCGGATCAAGACTGAAGCCGAGACCCGCAAGGATTTTGCGGAATAA
- the infC gene encoding translation initiation factor IF-3, with the protein MAPPRRFSPQDRAPAKDGPRINEEIFARTMLLIGDDGHKYGEIGTDEARAIAEEKGLDLVEVSPDNAPPVVKLMDYGKFKYEQQKKAAEARKKQKVIEIKEIKMRPTIDDHDYDVKMKAMRRFFDDGDKVKVTLRFRGREMAHQNLGMELMNRIQKDTETFAKMEQWPKLEGRQMMMVLAPR; encoded by the coding sequence ATAGCCCCCCCAAGACGGTTTTCACCGCAGGATCGTGCTCCTGCCAAAGACGGTCCCCGCATCAACGAAGAGATTTTCGCGCGGACCATGCTGCTGATCGGCGACGATGGCCATAAGTATGGCGAGATCGGCACCGACGAGGCGCGCGCCATCGCCGAAGAAAAAGGCCTGGATCTGGTGGAAGTCTCCCCGGATAACGCCCCTCCCGTGGTCAAGCTGATGGACTACGGCAAGTTCAAATACGAACAGCAGAAGAAGGCCGCCGAAGCCCGTAAGAAGCAGAAGGTCATCGAGATCAAAGAGATCAAGATGCGCCCCACCATCGACGATCACGATTACGACGTGAAGATGAAGGCGATGCGCCGCTTCTTCGATGACGGCGATAAGGTGAAGGTCACGCTGCGCTTCCGCGGCCGTGAAATGGCTCACCAGAACCTCGGCATGGAGCTGATGAACCGCATCCAGAAGGACACTGAAACCTTCGCAAAGATGGAACAGTGGCCGAAACTGGAAGGCCGTCAGATGATGATGGTCTTGGCGCCGCGCTAA
- a CDS encoding zinc ABC transporter substrate-binding protein: MRARALSLSLFAIAHFLCPAEAAPKVLATLKPVHSLVAGVMAGAGTPELLVGGALSEHSYALKPSDARKIAEADLVFEIGPDMETYLSGALSGAGSRLVVLEKAPGVKLLAARKGGLWGEDEDRHAGHMGGHSELADPHLWLDPQNAIAMTRTIAGALAKADPAHAGLYRANADKRVAELTRLDQEIRAQLSPLKAVPYLVFHDAYHYFEARYGLSPAGAITVAPDRPVGARRLSDLRAMVAGGKAVCIFREPQFPPKLIDTLDAGTKAKIGVLDPLGAELTPGPTLYPSLMRQLAASLSSCLSKNR; this comes from the coding sequence ATGCGCGCCCGCGCCCTTTCCCTAAGCCTTTTCGCCATCGCCCATTTTCTCTGCCCAGCCGAGGCCGCGCCCAAGGTGTTGGCGACCTTGAAGCCGGTGCATTCTCTGGTGGCGGGCGTGATGGCGGGCGCGGGTACGCCGGAGCTTCTGGTTGGCGGGGCGCTGTCGGAGCATTCCTATGCCTTAAAGCCCTCTGACGCCCGCAAGATCGCCGAGGCTGATCTCGTGTTCGAGATCGGGCCGGATATGGAGACCTATCTTTCCGGGGCGCTGAGCGGGGCAGGCAGCAGGCTGGTCGTCTTAGAGAAGGCTCCGGGCGTGAAGCTTCTTGCGGCACGTAAAGGCGGGCTTTGGGGCGAGGATGAGGACCGTCATGCCGGTCATATGGGAGGACACAGCGAGCTGGCCGATCCCCATCTCTGGCTCGATCCGCAAAACGCCATCGCCATGACCCGCACCATTGCCGGAGCGCTCGCCAAGGCCGACCCCGCCCATGCCGGGCTTTACCGCGCCAATGCCGATAAACGAGTCGCCGAACTGACACGGCTGGACCAGGAGATTCGGGCGCAGCTCTCGCCCTTGAAAGCGGTGCCCTATCTCGTCTTCCACGACGCTTATCACTATTTCGAGGCGCGGTATGGGCTTTCCCCAGCGGGCGCCATTACGGTCGCCCCGGATCGTCCGGTGGGCGCGCGGCGGCTTTCGGATTTGCGCGCCATGGTGGCGGGCGGCAAGGCGGTCTGCATTTTCCGCGAGCCCCAATTTCCCCCCAAGCTGATCGACACCCTGGACGCTGGCACCAAGGCCAAGATTGGCGTCCTCGACCCCCTGGGCGCGGAGCTTACCCCAGGCCCAACCCTCTACCCGAGCCTGATGCGCCAGCTCGCCGCCTCGCTCAGTTCCTGCCTCAGCAAAAACCGTTAG